From a single Bacillus pseudomycoides DSM 12442 genomic region:
- a CDS encoding MFS transporter, which yields MNKIFLLTFGMFALGVDAYIMAGILPQIADDFHVSIGTAGQTVSIFTICYAIAAPLFATCMRKTNTKHTLLAALFLFTVSNFLTAVTHHFIILLISRGLAGIGAGLYSPLASSAAVTLVSEKRRGRALSTVLLGMSAGTVIGVPFGIYIASIYEWRMAMWFIVTIGAIGIFALFTKFPMIESSPLPTLKERLSMFKNKKISLVMVITMVLSFCSLGLYTYLDTIITAYGFQKSILFIWMWGIGGIAGSFIIGFIMDFYKKPKIILLYLMGIMFFSFICMGVFHETALLLAICLILWGSTGWAALATLQKTLLEISPDHATISIALLSSINYFSGSIGTMTNGIFLEKGIEPITLPYIIAGILLLAIGGQILFIGKKNCKST from the coding sequence TTGAATAAGATTTTTTTATTAACATTTGGGATGTTCGCACTAGGAGTAGATGCTTATATAATGGCAGGAATCTTGCCTCAAATCGCCGATGATTTTCATGTTTCAATCGGGACTGCTGGGCAAACCGTAAGTATCTTCACAATTTGTTATGCCATTGCGGCACCTTTATTTGCTACATGTATGAGAAAGACGAATACAAAACATACATTATTAGCAGCATTATTCCTTTTCACAGTCTCTAACTTCCTGACTGCTGTGACTCATCATTTTATTATTCTATTAATTTCTAGAGGCCTAGCTGGCATAGGTGCTGGTCTTTATTCACCATTGGCGTCATCTGCTGCTGTTACATTAGTTTCTGAAAAAAGAAGGGGGAGAGCTTTAAGCACTGTTTTACTCGGAATGAGTGCTGGAACCGTAATTGGCGTTCCATTTGGTATATATATCGCTTCCATTTATGAATGGCGCATGGCGATGTGGTTTATCGTCACAATTGGGGCAATCGGGATATTTGCTCTCTTTACTAAATTCCCTATGATAGAATCTAGTCCTTTGCCAACATTAAAAGAACGGCTAAGTATGTTCAAAAACAAAAAGATTTCACTCGTTATGGTTATCACAATGGTATTAAGTTTTTGCAGTTTAGGTTTGTATACATACTTAGATACCATCATTACTGCATATGGATTCCAAAAATCTATCCTATTTATTTGGATGTGGGGAATTGGTGGAATTGCGGGAAGTTTTATTATCGGATTTATTATGGATTTCTATAAGAAACCAAAAATCATATTACTGTACTTAATGGGAATCATGTTTTTCTCATTTATATGTATGGGAGTTTTCCACGAAACTGCGTTATTGTTAGCCATCTGTTTAATTCTTTGGGGAAGTACAGGGTGGGCGGCACTGGCCACCCTGCAAAAAACACTCTTAGAAATTAGTCCAGATCACGCTACCATTTCAATTGCCTTACTTAGCTCTATCAATTATTTTTCCGGTTCCATCGGGACAATGACAAACGGAATATTTTTAGAAAAAGGAATAGAACCTATCACTTTGCCTTATATAATAGCTGGTATATTACTTTTAGCCATAGGAGGACAAATCCTTTTTATCGGTAAAAAAAATTGTAAAAGTACGTAA
- a CDS encoding LysR family transcriptional regulator: protein MTIARYEIFQKVVELGNFTRAAEQLNMTQSAVSHAIASLEKEFGHPLLHRNKQAEIRRTEFANRIFPHIQNVLKSEAAIKQEVSIQNKRLEGTLKIGAFTSAAAQILPSMLLQLKKSYSGVKVLLFEGTYGEVAEWIENGTVDIGFVLESNTKNQIKSIPVSKDEIVLGLPKNHSLMNQKVVDVQQIDGMDFIMPKGPYQPLVIKNLADYQVSPNIILEVLNCETIVNMVSQNIGITMGPELFFKSHKNIEMKKLKQKQYRHIHLACKESSPIIDAFLACNQLSISS from the coding sequence ATGACGATAGCTAGATATGAAATTTTTCAAAAGGTAGTAGAGTTAGGGAATTTTACTAGAGCGGCAGAGCAATTAAACATGACACAATCAGCTGTGAGTCATGCTATTGCTAGTTTAGAAAAAGAGTTTGGTCATCCTTTATTACACAGAAATAAGCAGGCTGAAATAAGAAGAACTGAGTTTGCAAATCGTATTTTTCCGCATATTCAAAATGTGCTAAAGAGCGAAGCGGCGATTAAACAAGAAGTGTCTATACAAAATAAGAGATTGGAAGGTACGCTCAAAATCGGGGCATTTACGAGTGCGGCGGCACAAATACTACCGTCTATGTTATTGCAGCTTAAAAAGAGTTACTCAGGTGTTAAAGTTTTATTATTTGAAGGTACATATGGAGAAGTAGCAGAATGGATTGAGAATGGTACAGTGGATATTGGATTTGTATTAGAATCAAATACAAAGAATCAAATAAAATCAATCCCAGTTAGCAAAGATGAAATTGTATTAGGGCTACCGAAAAATCATTCGTTGATGAATCAAAAAGTAGTGGATGTTCAGCAAATTGATGGAATGGATTTTATTATGCCAAAAGGTCCGTATCAGCCATTAGTGATAAAAAATTTAGCTGATTATCAAGTAAGTCCAAACATTATATTAGAAGTACTAAATTGCGAAACGATTGTGAATATGGTCTCGCAAAATATTGGAATTACAATGGGGCCTGAGCTGTTTTTTAAATCACATAAAAACATTGAAATGAAAAAATTAAAACAGAAACAATATCGTCATATTCATTTAGCATGTAAAGAAAGTTCACCGATAATTGATGCTTTTTTAGCATGTAATCAATTATCGATCAGTTCCTAG
- a CDS encoding YdcF family protein → MFFGSITLILLVIFLFFYLRDPRSLLIGFLFNLFFCSSLILFLYLGFSSNYAIFRFIAIIPFIIIFLMLTFGVFALMIGLFLNARILMRKEGRRLSNCLTLIAGMGMLLIMLSLIVDPTRFFSPHFQPIFTGIFFIMVYFFFHISTFLTAYFLYQFNRPRRNQDFIIVLGSGLINDKVPPLLASRINKAIDFYHKQAAVASPPTIIFSGGQGPDENLPEAEAMQKYAIEKGIPIEHTVQENRSVNTYQNMLFSKQIMDSLKDRYKSIFTTNNFHLFRAGLYAKQAGLNSQGIGSKTAFYYWPNAMIREYIAIVVMSRKRHTKVVGVILGFSVFLSALSFLFS, encoded by the coding sequence ATGTTTTTTGGAAGTATTACGCTTATTTTACTCGTTATTTTTCTATTCTTTTATTTAAGAGATCCTCGAAGTTTATTAATCGGATTTCTATTTAATTTATTCTTTTGTTCATCCCTTATCCTTTTCCTCTATTTAGGTTTCAGCTCGAATTATGCGATATTTAGATTTATTGCAATTATACCATTTATAATCATTTTCTTAATGCTAACCTTTGGCGTATTTGCTTTAATGATTGGACTATTTCTCAATGCGAGAATTTTAATGAGAAAAGAAGGACGTCGTTTATCTAACTGCTTAACTTTAATTGCTGGAATGGGCATGTTGCTTATTATGCTGTCCTTAATAGTTGATCCAACTCGATTTTTCTCTCCTCACTTCCAGCCCATTTTTACAGGAATATTTTTCATTATGGTCTATTTCTTTTTCCATATATCAACTTTCTTAACCGCTTATTTCCTGTATCAATTTAATAGACCAAGACGTAATCAAGATTTCATTATTGTTCTTGGCAGTGGGTTAATCAATGATAAAGTGCCACCACTTTTAGCAAGCCGAATTAATAAGGCGATTGATTTTTACCATAAGCAAGCTGCGGTCGCTTCTCCGCCTACAATCATTTTTTCTGGTGGACAAGGTCCAGATGAAAATCTTCCTGAAGCTGAGGCTATGCAAAAATACGCTATTGAAAAAGGCATTCCTATCGAACATACAGTGCAAGAAAATCGTTCCGTCAATACGTATCAAAACATGCTTTTCTCAAAACAAATTATGGATTCTTTAAAAGATAGGTATAAGAGCATCTTTACAACGAACAATTTTCATCTTTTCCGTGCTGGACTATATGCAAAGCAAGCTGGATTAAACAGCCAAGGAATCGGCTCAAAAACTGCTTTCTATTACTGGCCAAATGCGATGATTCGGGAGTACATTGCGATCGTTGTAATGAGTCGTAAGCGTCATACTAAGGTCGTAGGAGTTATTTTAGGATTCTCTGTTTTCTTATCAGCCCTTAGCTTTTTATTTAGTTAA
- a CDS encoding spore germination protein: protein MKVSDTMPAVIDGVVIENCNGSINLGDKYNVHPIENTKAYNGSGSSNVGFSVRAFNGISATDVYDNDVNDQIIQSTL from the coding sequence ATGAAGGTGAGTGATACGATGCCTGCTGTTATTGATGGTGTAGTTATTGAAAACTGTAATGGCTCAATTAATTTAGGTGATAAATATAATGTACATCCAATTGAAAACACGAAAGCATATAACGGTTCTGGATCATCTAATGTAGGATTTAGTGTGAGAGCTTTTAATGGGATTAGTGCTACAGATGTGTATGACAATGATGTGAATGATCAAATAATACAATCTACACTATAA
- the cydB gene encoding cytochrome d ubiquinol oxidase subunit II, with product MSHDMLAVIWFGLWGVIWTVYFILDGYALGNGMIFPFVTKDRKERNQMQEAIGPFWGGNEVWLITAGGATFAAFPITYANMFSYLYTPLFLVLLALFARAAGLEFMHKDDSPIWQSICKWAFAIGSFLIAFLFGVTFANLYYGLQIGKDGYEGTLFSLLNHYGILGGLFFTAIFVVSGALWVMIKTTGEVSDRAYKIAKPFSMAAAIILAIFYVATANRTNLFQNFTEYPVLFILPLLAMLMSVLAIIMVYKHKIGFAFTFVCLTIAMFMTTGFAGMFPRMLPSRINDAYSTTLYQAAGSELNLKIMFFVAMVMVPIVIGYQLWSYTIFKEKIHKDSAKGYH from the coding sequence ATGTCTCATGATATGCTTGCAGTCATTTGGTTCGGTTTATGGGGCGTAATTTGGACAGTTTACTTTATTCTTGATGGTTATGCACTTGGTAACGGGATGATTTTCCCGTTCGTTACCAAGGACCGGAAGGAACGAAATCAAATGCAAGAAGCAATTGGCCCGTTCTGGGGTGGTAACGAAGTATGGTTAATTACAGCAGGCGGTGCAACCTTCGCCGCCTTCCCGATCACATATGCGAATATGTTTAGCTACTTATATACACCACTATTTTTAGTATTACTTGCCCTTTTTGCTCGTGCAGCAGGGCTTGAATTTATGCATAAAGATGACTCACCAATTTGGCAAAGCATTTGTAAATGGGCGTTTGCAATTGGTAGCTTTCTTATCGCCTTCTTATTCGGTGTTACATTTGCTAACCTTTACTACGGTCTGCAAATCGGAAAAGACGGCTACGAAGGAACATTATTCAGCTTATTAAACCATTACGGTATTTTAGGCGGGCTCTTCTTCACCGCAATCTTTGTCGTATCCGGTGCACTTTGGGTTATGATTAAAACAACTGGTGAAGTATCAGATCGTGCTTATAAAATTGCAAAACCATTTTCAATGGCAGCTGCGATTATTCTTGCGATTTTCTATGTAGCTACTGCAAACCGTACAAACTTATTCCAAAACTTTACGGAATATCCTGTACTGTTCATTCTTCCGTTACTAGCAATGTTAATGAGTGTCTTAGCAATCATTATGGTTTACAAACATAAAATTGGTTTTGCATTTACATTTGTATGCTTAACAATTGCTATGTTTATGACAACTGGCTTTGCAGGCATGTTCCCAAGAATGTTGCCATCACGCATTAACGATGCATATAGTACAACGTTATACCAAGCAGCAGGCAGTGAACTAAACTTAAAAATTATGTTCTTCGTCGCAATGGTAATGGTACCAATCGTTATCGGATATCAATTATGGAGCTACACGATTTTCAAAGAAAAAATTCATAAAGACTCTGCAAAAGGATATCATTAG
- the cydA gene encoding cytochrome ubiquinol oxidase subunit I, with translation MSDVLLLSRFQFAITIFYHFLFVPLTIGLVILVACMETQYARTLNPTYRKMANFWGKLFTINFVMGIITGITMEFQFGTNWSEYSKYMGDIFGSPLAIEALVAFFLESTFMGIWLFGKDKISPKFRAFCMWMVALGTNISALWIITANGFMQNPVGYVVRNGRAELNDFWALVTNPYAWHMFFHTVVGCYIVGSFFVMAISAYHLLRKNDVEFFKKSFKFGLVLGLFAATATPFIGHQSGAFAAKMQPAKGAAMEAVWETGKGQGFSIIQIPDVKNEKNFELLTIPKLGSFFYTNSFDGEIVGLKDIPKEDRPNVNLVYYSFRLMVALGVFFMALTWFGFYLNRKGKLENSKRFLKITMWSVLLPYVAINAGWIVAEAGRQPWTVYKLMRTAESVSPISVPQIWFSLISLVLFYTLLLIADVYLMLKFAKKGPAALEEPTQGGAAHVS, from the coding sequence ATGTCCGACGTTCTGTTACTGAGTCGTTTTCAATTTGCAATTACTATTTTTTATCACTTTTTGTTTGTACCTTTGACAATCGGACTTGTTATTTTAGTAGCGTGTATGGAAACACAATATGCACGTACATTAAATCCCACTTATCGAAAAATGGCGAATTTCTGGGGTAAGCTATTTACGATTAACTTCGTAATGGGGATTATAACCGGTATTACGATGGAGTTCCAATTTGGGACAAACTGGTCTGAGTACTCAAAATATATGGGGGATATTTTCGGATCACCACTCGCAATCGAAGCACTTGTTGCTTTCTTCTTAGAATCTACTTTCATGGGAATTTGGTTATTCGGTAAAGATAAAATCTCACCAAAGTTCCGTGCTTTTTGTATGTGGATGGTTGCACTTGGAACAAATATTTCCGCGCTTTGGATTATTACAGCAAACGGCTTTATGCAAAACCCTGTTGGCTACGTGGTGCGTAATGGCCGCGCTGAGTTAAATGATTTCTGGGCACTTGTTACAAATCCATATGCATGGCATATGTTCTTCCATACAGTTGTTGGCTGTTATATTGTTGGTTCTTTCTTCGTTATGGCAATCAGTGCCTATCATTTATTACGTAAAAACGATGTGGAGTTCTTTAAAAAATCATTTAAATTTGGTTTAGTTTTAGGATTATTTGCGGCAACTGCAACACCTTTCATCGGTCACCAATCCGGCGCTTTCGCTGCAAAAATGCAACCTGCAAAAGGGGCTGCAATGGAAGCAGTTTGGGAAACTGGTAAAGGTCAAGGCTTCTCAATCATCCAAATTCCCGATGTGAAGAATGAGAAGAACTTTGAATTATTAACAATTCCAAAACTCGGCAGCTTCTTCTATACAAACTCATTTGATGGAGAAATTGTCGGTTTGAAAGATATCCCGAAAGAAGATCGTCCGAACGTAAACCTTGTTTACTATAGCTTCCGTTTAATGGTTGCACTTGGCGTATTCTTCATGGCATTAACTTGGTTTGGTTTCTATTTAAACCGAAAAGGAAAACTAGAAAACTCAAAACGTTTCTTAAAAATTACAATGTGGTCTGTATTACTTCCATATGTTGCGATTAATGCTGGATGGATTGTTGCTGAAGCAGGTCGTCAGCCATGGACAGTATATAAATTGATGCGCACAGCTGAATCTGTCTCACCAATTTCCGTTCCACAAATTTGGTTCTCGTTAATTAGTTTAGTATTGTTCTACACATTGCTTTTAATTGCCGATGTATATCTCATGCTGAAGTTCGCAAAAAAAGGACCTGCAGCATTAGAAGAGCCTACTCAGGGAGGTGCAGCTCATGTCTCATGA
- a CDS encoding beta-class carbonic anhydrase, which yields MKSLEEILQYNEKFVEEKKYEEYEAGKFPNKKMVIISCMDTRLVELLPKAMNMRNGDVKIIKVAGAVISHPFGSIMRSILVAVYELGADEVCVVGHHDCGMAKIQASSTIEKMRERGVTEEKLDTLRYSGIDLERFLQGFSSVEESVEHSVSVLRNHPLLPAEVPVHGLVIHPDTGKLDLVVNGYEA from the coding sequence ATGAAGTCATTAGAAGAGATTTTGCAGTATAATGAAAAATTCGTTGAAGAGAAAAAATATGAAGAGTATGAGGCAGGAAAATTCCCGAATAAAAAAATGGTAATCATTTCTTGTATGGATACACGTCTCGTTGAATTATTACCAAAAGCAATGAATATGCGTAATGGTGATGTGAAAATTATTAAAGTAGCGGGTGCTGTTATTTCCCATCCATTTGGAAGTATTATGCGTAGTATTTTAGTTGCTGTATATGAGCTTGGCGCAGATGAAGTATGTGTTGTTGGTCACCATGATTGTGGTATGGCAAAAATACAGGCGAGCAGCACAATTGAAAAAATGAGAGAGCGCGGCGTGACAGAAGAGAAATTAGATACACTTCGTTATTCTGGAATCGATTTAGAGAGATTCTTACAAGGATTCTCTAGCGTAGAAGAAAGTGTAGAACATAGCGTTTCTGTACTTCGTAACCATCCATTACTTCCAGCAGAAGTGCCTGTCCACGGTCTTGTTATTCATCCTGATACAGGAAAATTAGATCTTGTTGTGAATGGCTACGAAGCTTAA
- the yidD gene encoding membrane protein insertion efficiency factor YidD, whose product MKQIFIGIIRFYQKFISPMTPPTCRFYPTCSHYGLEAFQKHGAFKGFWLTLKRILKCHPFHPGGFDPVPDKKEKRN is encoded by the coding sequence ATGAAACAGATTTTTATCGGAATCATACGCTTTTATCAAAAATTTATTTCTCCGATGACACCACCTACATGTCGCTTTTATCCAACATGCTCCCATTATGGATTAGAGGCGTTTCAAAAACACGGTGCTTTCAAAGGTTTTTGGCTCACACTAAAACGTATTTTAAAATGTCACCCTTTTCATCCAGGAGGATTTGACCCCGTCCCGGACAAAAAAGAAAAAAGAAATTAA
- the luxS gene encoding S-ribosylhomocysteine lyase LuxS — protein MPSVESFELDHTIVKAPYVRHCGVHKVGSDGIVNKFDIRFCQPNKQAMKPDVIHTLEHLLAFNLRKYIDRYPHFDIIDISPMGCQTGYYLVVSGTPTVREVIDLLELTLKDAVQITEIPAANETQCGQAKLHDLEGAKRLMNFWLSQDKDDLEKVFG, from the coding sequence ATGCCATCAGTAGAAAGCTTTGAATTAGATCATACGATTGTAAAGGCACCTTATGTAAGACATTGTGGTGTTCATAAAGTAGGTAGTGACGGTATTGTTAATAAATTCGATATTCGTTTTTGCCAACCGAATAAACAAGCGATGAAGCCAGATGTTATTCATACGTTAGAACATTTATTAGCGTTTAATTTACGTAAATATATTGATCGTTATCCGCATTTTGACATTATCGATATTTCACCAATGGGTTGCCAAACAGGATATTATCTTGTTGTAAGCGGGACACCAACTGTTCGTGAAGTCATTGATTTATTAGAACTTACATTAAAAGATGCGGTTCAAATTACAGAAATTCCAGCTGCAAACGAAACGCAGTGTGGTCAAGCGAAGCTTCATGATTTAGAAGGAGCAAAACGCTTAATGAATTTCTGGTTAAGCCAAGATAAAGATGATCTTGAGAAAGTATTTGGTTAA
- a CDS encoding galactokinase, whose amino-acid sequence MIHNQLMESFKKIFHQEEYRTFFAPGRINLIGEHTDYNGGNVFPCAITFGTYALASKRDDALICAYSLNFPEKGVISFSLQELDYKQEHDWANYPKGMIRYLIEAGYSIDSGINIMFYGNIPNGAGLSSSASIELVTGVTMEGLFQFELDRIELVKIGKKVENYFIGVNSGIMDQFAIGMGKARYGMLLNCQTLNFTYAPLQLDNYNIIIMNTNKRRELTASKYNERRMECEQALAKLQEVIDISSLGELTEKMFEQYKHVIKEDSLRKRAKHVVYENCRTLQSVKELKENNIKEFGRLMNESHCSLRDDYEVTGRELDTLVESAWKQEGVIGARMTGAGFGGCAIVIVEKEYTDQFICNVGQKYRDTIGYEATFYVAEIGDGARELQKEAMQ is encoded by the coding sequence ATGATACATAACCAGTTAATGGAGAGTTTTAAGAAAATATTTCACCAAGAGGAGTATCGTACTTTCTTTGCTCCTGGTCGGATTAATTTGATTGGAGAACATACTGATTATAACGGAGGAAATGTGTTTCCATGTGCCATTACTTTCGGCACTTATGCGTTAGCAAGTAAACGAGATGATGCGTTAATATGTGCCTATTCATTGAACTTCCCCGAAAAGGGTGTTATTTCATTTTCTTTACAAGAATTAGATTATAAGCAAGAACATGATTGGGCGAATTATCCAAAAGGTATGATTCGTTATCTCATAGAAGCTGGATATAGCATTGATTCAGGAATTAACATTATGTTTTATGGAAATATTCCAAATGGTGCGGGATTGTCATCATCTGCCTCTATTGAGCTTGTAACAGGAGTAACGATGGAAGGATTATTCCAATTTGAATTAGATCGTATAGAATTAGTTAAAATTGGTAAAAAGGTGGAGAATTATTTTATCGGTGTAAATAGTGGTATTATGGATCAATTTGCTATTGGGATGGGAAAAGCAAGATATGGGATGTTGTTGAATTGTCAAACACTGAATTTTACGTATGCGCCATTGCAGTTGGATAACTACAATATCATTATTATGAATACGAACAAGCGTCGAGAGCTTACTGCTTCTAAGTATAATGAGAGAAGAATGGAATGTGAACAGGCACTTGCAAAATTGCAAGAGGTAATTGATATAAGCTCCTTAGGAGAACTAACTGAAAAAATGTTTGAACAATATAAGCATGTAATTAAGGAAGATAGCTTAAGAAAACGGGCTAAACATGTTGTGTATGAAAACTGTCGAACATTGCAATCTGTAAAAGAGTTAAAAGAAAATAATATAAAAGAATTTGGAAGATTGATGAATGAATCTCATTGTTCTTTACGTGATGATTATGAAGTGACAGGACGAGAACTAGATACATTGGTTGAATCAGCTTGGAAACAAGAAGGGGTTATAGGAGCACGTATGACAGGTGCAGGGTTTGGTGGCTGTGCGATTGTGATCGTTGAGAAAGAATATACGGATCAATTTATTTGTAACGTTGGACAAAAATATAGAGACACCATCGGTTACGAAGCGACATTTTATGTTGCCGAGATTGGGGATGGGGCAAGAGAATTACAAAAAGAGGCCATGCAATAA
- the galT gene encoding UDP-glucose--hexose-1-phosphate uridylyltransferase, whose translation MNVYQVIEQLIKRACSLRFIEREDGIYIRNQILHLLHLERFEMQESKAEEKEITDLLEDLVQYASEQGIIDGHSHNREILANQIMNCFMSKPSTINQCFYQHYECHPEYATNYFYELSQISNYIQTKRVQKNITYKANTEYGELDITINLSKPEKDPKEIENENVIQNTDYPKCLLCIENEGYVGRIGHPARSNHRMIRTELLGERWYLQYSPYVYYNEHCIVLAETHRNMEINCQAFGRLLSFVKRFPHYFIGSNADLPIVGGSILSHDHYQGGKYEFAMAKAADDYAFKLDRFPGVQCSVVKWPMSVIRLKGKDSNLLVNVADYILGKWKQYSDSSVHIYAHTDGVPHNTITPIARKRNEQYELDLVLRNNRTSEKYPFGIFHPHQDVQHIKKENVGLIEVMGLAVLPARLKLELQEVERYILYKDNCVAEYHKRWAEQLRERYKKEANEEDIHHIVQKELAAKFLRALEDAGVFKRNDEGIAAFKRFIQSLEERKIGI comes from the coding sequence ATGAATGTTTATCAAGTCATTGAGCAACTTATAAAACGGGCATGTTCACTTCGGTTTATCGAAAGAGAAGATGGAATTTATATAAGAAATCAAATTCTTCACCTTCTTCATTTAGAGCGTTTTGAAATGCAAGAAAGTAAAGCGGAAGAAAAAGAAATAACAGATTTACTAGAAGATTTAGTTCAGTATGCCAGTGAACAAGGAATTATTGATGGTCATTCTCACAATAGAGAAATATTAGCGAATCAAATTATGAACTGCTTCATGTCAAAACCATCGACTATTAATCAATGTTTCTATCAACATTATGAGTGCCATCCAGAATATGCAACTAATTATTTTTATGAATTAAGTCAAATAAGCAACTATATTCAAACGAAGCGTGTTCAAAAAAATATTACTTATAAAGCTAATACAGAGTATGGAGAATTGGACATTACCATCAATTTATCTAAACCGGAAAAAGATCCAAAGGAAATTGAAAACGAAAACGTAATACAAAATACGGATTATCCGAAATGTTTGCTTTGTATTGAAAATGAAGGATATGTGGGCAGAATTGGCCATCCAGCACGCTCTAACCATAGAATGATTCGAACGGAATTATTAGGAGAGCGATGGTACTTACAATATTCTCCTTATGTGTACTATAACGAACATTGCATTGTGCTAGCAGAAACGCATCGGAATATGGAAATAAATTGCCAAGCTTTCGGAAGATTACTTTCTTTTGTGAAACGGTTCCCTCATTATTTTATTGGCTCCAATGCTGATTTACCTATTGTAGGCGGGTCTATTTTATCACATGATCATTATCAAGGTGGTAAATATGAATTTGCGATGGCAAAAGCAGCAGATGATTATGCATTTAAATTGGATAGATTCCCAGGGGTTCAATGTTCAGTAGTGAAATGGCCCATGTCTGTTATTCGCTTAAAAGGTAAGGATTCGAATTTATTAGTAAATGTGGCAGATTACATTTTGGGGAAATGGAAGCAATATAGCGATTCATCTGTTCATATTTATGCACATACAGACGGTGTGCCACATAATACGATTACGCCTATTGCTCGCAAGCGAAATGAACAGTATGAGTTGGACCTCGTATTACGAAATAATCGTACAAGTGAGAAGTATCCCTTTGGTATCTTTCATCCGCATCAGGATGTACAACATATTAAGAAGGAAAACGTCGGTTTAATTGAAGTGATGGGATTAGCTGTACTTCCAGCAAGGCTGAAATTAGAACTACAAGAGGTAGAACGATATATATTGTATAAAGACAATTGTGTAGCGGAATATCACAAACGATGGGCAGAACAACTGAGAGAGCGGTATAAAAAGGAAGCGAATGAAGAGGATATTCACCATATTGTTCAAAAAGAGTTAGCGGCTAAATTTTTAAGGGCATTAGAAGATGCTGGGGTTTTCAAACGAAACGATGAAGGAATAGCTGCATTTAAACGTTTTATACAAAGTTTAGAGGAGCGGAAGATAGGGATATGA